In Neoarius graeffei isolate fNeoGra1 chromosome 9, fNeoGra1.pri, whole genome shotgun sequence, one genomic interval encodes:
- the gpr34b gene encoding probable G-protein coupled receptor 34b translates to MTELNIHNTTSIISTTAKIENQDHLKCGNFSLNEESLRVPLAFFYSLFFLLGLAGNVLALGVFLRLHSKKNSMRVFLINLALADLLLIICLPFRVLYHVNDNFWSLHSVLCKIVGNVFYMNMYVSIILLGLISIDRYVKLQRVLSKQRFLSHTQSTVACCAIWVTAIIFITPLIALGRDRTPSNMCFQYKHLYNAKWKAYLNITVLVGFWVVYGFLVTSYGKIAMRLLQISKQKPEFPNATKYSSTARKSFFVLFLFTLCFVPYHFVRIFYIYSQITDVSCRWVQIVDKTNEISLLLSAFNSCLDPVMYFVLCSSVRRTVLQALHKNICLKTCSRYRRPSYEKERSQKEQATQSETSTM, encoded by the coding sequence ATGACAGAGCTCAATATCCACAACACCACTTCTATAATAAGCACTACAGCAAAAATAGAAAACCAAGATCATCTAAAGTGTGGCAATTTCAGTTTGAATGAAGAGAGTCTCCGGGTCCCACTGGCGTTCTTCTACTCGCTCTTCTTCCTGCTTGGCTTAGCTGGCAACGTGCTAGCCCTTGGGGTGTTCCTGCGACTACACTCCAAGAAGAATTCAATGCGCGTTTTCCTCATTAACCTGGCTTTGGCAGATTTACTCCTCATAATCTGCCTGCCCTTCCGTGTGCTCTACCATGTCAATGACAACTTCTGGAGTTTGCATTCTGTGCTCTGCAAGATAGTGGGCAATGTTTTCTACATGAATATGTATGTAAGCATTATTCTGCTGGGGCTTATTAGTATAGATCGCTACGTGAAGCTGCAGAGGGTCTTGAGCAAGCAGAGGTTCCTTAGCCATACGCAGAGCACTGTCGCATGTTGCGCCATTTGGGTAACCGCGATTATTTTCATAACACCGCTGATTGCCTTAGGTAGAGATCGCACACCATCTAACATGTGTTTCCAGTACAAACACTTGTACAATGCCAAATGGAAGGCCTACTTAAACATtactgttttggttggtttctgggTGGTCTATGGCTTTCTGGTAACCTCTTATGGGAAGATAGCAATGAGGCTGCTTCAGATCTCTAAGCAGAAGCCAGAATTTCCAAACGCAACCAAGTACAGCAGCACAGCTCGGAAGTCCTTCTTCGTCCTCTTTCTCTTCACCTTGTGTTTTGTACCCTATCACTTTGTGAGAATCTTCTACATCTACTCACAGATCACAGACGTTTCGTGCCGGTGGGTTCAGATAGTGGACAAGACCAATGAGATCTCTCTGTTGCTTTCTGCGTTTAACAGCTGTCTGGATCCAGTCATGTACTTTGTGCTGTGTAGCTCAGTGCGCAGGACGGTACTGCAGGCGCTGCACAAAAACATCTGCCTAAAGACTTGTTCTAGATACAGAAGACCCAGCTATGAAAAGGAAAGAAGCCAAAAGGAGCAGGCTACACAAAGCGAGACCAGCACAATGTAA